A segment of the bacterium genome:
AGGAAGAATGAAGTTGGGTGAACTCAAACCGGGGCCCGGCTCGAGGAAAGGCCGGAAGCGCGTAGGGCGCGGGCCGGCCTCCGGTCGCGGCAAGACGTGCGGCCGGGGCCACAAAGGCCAGAAGTCCCGCGCCGGCGCGAGCATACGCCCCGGCTTCGAGGGCGGCCAGATGCCCCTCCAACGCCGCTTGCCGAAGAGGGGTTTTACAAACGTTTACAACGAAAAAAAGGCCGCCACGGCATCGGTGAACGTCGGCGAGCTGGCTCGCTTCGGCGACGGCGCGACCATAGACCTCGATTTCCTGAAAGAACGTAAAGCCGTAAAGGCCCGGCGGGTTCGATATCTGAAGGTTTTGGGCGGGGGCGAGCTTAACGCCGCTATCACCGTGCGGGCCCATTACTTTACGCCCCAAGCGCGGGCCAAGATCGAGGGCGCCGGCGGCAAGGCCGAGGCGGTATAAGTTGTTCGACGTAATAAAAAGGTTCTTTGCCAACTTAAGAAACATCTTCAAGATCCCGGAGCTGCGCCGGAAGGTCTTGATAACGGTGGCGCTGATACTGGTGTACCGGATAGGCCGCCACATTCCGGTGCCCGGCGTTAACGCCGACGCGCTGACCTCGTTCTTCCAGGCGCAGAAGGGGACGCTCTTCGGCCTGTTCGACCTCTTCTCCGGCGGCAACCTGACGCGGGCCACGGTGTTCGCGCTCGGTATAATGCCGTACATCTCGAGCTCCATCATCTTCCAGCTCCTCGTCACGGTCATCCCGTATCTCGAGAAACTGTCCAAAGAGGGGGACGCGGGGCGCAAGAAGATAACGCAGTATACGCGCTACGGGACCGTCGTGCTTTCGGTCGTCCAGGGCTCCGCCATCAGCTTCTGGCTGGAGGGTTTGAGCCCGGAAGGCATCGCGGTCGTGACGTCGCCGGGCTGGGGCTTCCGGTTGATGACCATCCTGACGTTGACCGCCGGCACGGCCTTCATAATGTGGCTCGGCGAGAAAATAACCGAGTTCGGGGTGGGCAACGGCATATCGCTCATCATCTTCGCCGGCATCGTCTCCGCGATGCCCGGCGGGACGATCCGAACCATAAACAACTTGATCCACGGCGAGATGGACGTCGTTACGCTCATTATCATCCTGGCGGTAATGGTCGGCGTAGTCATGGCCGTGGTTTACATGCAGCAGGCGCAGCGGCGAATTCGCGTCCAGTACGCCAAGCGCATCGTGGGCCGGAAGGTGTACGGCGGCCAATCTACCCATATACCCATCAGGGTCAACACCGCGGGCGTCATCCCGGTTATATTCGCCAGCTCCATAATAATGTTCCCGCAGACCATCTTGACCTTCGCGGGGGGCCGGGGCGGAATTGTCGAGCAAGTGGCGGGTATGCTGGTGCCGGGGCAGTGGTTGTACGTCGTCGTCAACGTCGTACTGATCGTATTCTTTACCTATTTTTATACCGCCGTCGTCCTCAATCCGCAGGACATGGCGGAGAACATGAAGAAGTACGGCGGTTTTATTCCGGGTATACGGCCCGGCAAGAACACCGCCCAGTATATAGACCGTATCATAACGCGCATAACGCTCGTGGGAGGCTTCTTCCTGGCGGCTATCGACACCCTGCCGACGGTGCTTATCACTTTTATGAAGGTGCCCTTCTACTTCGGCGGGACCGGCCTGCTTATCGTCGTGGGGGTGGCGCTCGATACCATGCGCCAGGTGGAGTCCCACCTCCTCATGCGCCACTACGACGGCTTTGTCAAGAAGGGGCGAATACGGGGCCGGGTTTAGAGCCCGCATGCGACTTGTCCTGATAGGGCCGCCGGGGGCCGGCAAAGGCACCATAGCGGAGAAGTTGGCGGCGAAGTACGGCCTCGCGCACCTCTCGAGCGGCGATATGTTGCGCGACGCCATAAGCCGGGGGGCGCCGTTGGGGGCGAAGGCCAAAGAGTACGTCGAGAGCGGGAGGCTCGTTCCGCAGGAGGTCCTGGGCGAGGTCGTGGCCGAGAAGCTGCGCGAAGTCAAGGCGTTTATCCTCGACGGCTACCCCAGGACGCTCGAGCAGGCGGAATTTATAACGGCCTTGCCGTACGTCGACATCGACGCGGTTATTTACGTCGCGGTCGGCGAGGAAAAGGCCGTCGAGAGGTTGCGGGGCCGACGGGTGTGCGCGAAGTGCGGCGCCGTTACCCACGCCGACGCGGCCGAGGTTTGCGGGAATTGCGGCTCCGACGACCTCGTCGCCCGGGCCGACGACCGGCCGGATACGCTCAAGAAGCGGTACGAGGTTTACATGCTCGAGACGGAACCGGTCGTTGAATATTATCGCGGCCGCGGCCTCTTGCGCCAGGTCGACGGAACGGGGAGCCGGGAAGAGGTCCGGGCCCGAGTGGAGGCGGCGATCGGCCCTTTCGGAGCCCGCGGCGATGATAACCGTTAAATCCGCGGGCGAAGTAGAGGTGATGGCCCGGGCCGGGGCGATAGTGGTCGACGCGCTGAGGGAAGCCCGTCGCCGCGCCGAACCCGGAAATACCACCGCGGCGTTGGACCGGGCCGTACGGAAGGCCATCGAGGGTGCGGGGGCGAAGGCGGCGTTCCTGGGGTACATGGGTTTCCCCGCTTCGTCCTGCATCTCGTTGAACGCCGAGGTCGTCCACGGCATACCCTCGCCCGATAGGATTTTGGCGGAGGGGGACCTGGTCTCGGTGGACGTGGGCGTACTGTTGGACGGTTACTACGCCGATGCGGCGTTTACGGTCGCTCTGGGGGACGCGGCGCCCGAGCTGTTGGCCTGCGGCCGGCGATGTTTGGACAACGCCGTGGCGCAGTGCCGGGTCGGCACCCGCTTGGGCGACGTCTCGCACGGCATCGAGGAGACGGCCCGGGGAGACGGCTTCGACGTCGTACGCGAGTACGTGGGCCACGGCATCGGGACGAAGATGCACGAGGAGCCCCAGGTGCCGAATTACGGCGTGCCCGGGCGCGGGCCGAGGTTGGTCGCCGGGATGGCGCTGGCCCTCGAGCCCATGGTCGTCGCGGGCGATTGGCGGACGGCGGTGAGCCGGGACAAGTGGACCGTCGTTACCCGGGACGGCGCCCTTTCGGCCCATTTTGAACACACGGTGGTCATAACCGACGACGAACCGAGGGTGTTAACGCGGGGTTGGGAAGAGTTCGTTTAAAGGACTACGACGGCTGTTTTGGTGAAGGAACGAACCATACAGGTAGAGGGGACCGTCGTCGAGCCGCTCCCGAACGCGATGTTTCGGGTGAAGCTGGACAACGGCCACGTCCTCCTCGCACACGTATGCGGGCGCATGCGTATGCATTTCGTCCGCATACTGCCGGGCGACCGCGTCAAGGTCGAGCTCACGCCCTACGACCCCAACCGCGGCCGCATTACGTGGAGGTATAAATAGCGCCCGCCCTTCGAGGTGACGAAAGTGAAAGTGAAACCTTCCGTAAAAAAGATATGCAAGAAGTGTAAGATCGTTAAGAGACGCGGCGTCGTTCGCGTGATTTGCGAAAATCCCCGGCACAAACAACGCCAGGGTTAAGCAGCGCGTGAAAAGGGAGAAGTGTACCCATGGCACGTATAGCCGGCGTTGATTTAGACCGCGCGAAGCGCATCGAGGCCGCGCTGCCGTACATCTTCGGCATCGGCCCCACGGCCGCGCGCGCGATCCTGGTTGAGGCCAACGTTGACCCCGATACCAGGGTCAAGGATTTGACCGAAGCCGAGGTGGCGCGTCTGCGCGGCGTTATTGAAGAGGGGTACAAGGTCGAGGGCGCGCTCCGCGCGGAGGTGGCGGCCAACATCAAGAGGTTGATCGCGATTAACAGCTACCGCGGCCTCCGCCACAAAAAAGGCCTCCCCGTCCGCGGCCAACGTACTAAGACCAACGCCCGGATGCGCAAAGGGCCCCGCAGGACGGTCGGCCGCAAACGGAAAAAGAAGTAACCCTACCAGGATTCAGTCGCACGAGGTGATCGGCCTTGGCCAAGGTTAAAAAGAAAACGAAGAGGAAAGTCAAGCGGACGGTCTCGGAAGGCATCGTCTACATCAAGTCCTCCTTCAATAACACCCTTATAACGATCGCCGACAAGGACGGTAACGTCGTCGCCTCCACGTCGGGCGGGTTGGTCGGCTTTAAGGGGTCCCGTAAGTCTACGCCGTTCGCGGCCCAGATCTCCGCCGACCAGGCCGCGAAGAAGGCCGTGGCCATGGGGATGAGGGAGGTTGAGGTGCAGGTGGTGGGGCCGGGTTCGGGGCGCGAGTCGGCGGTGCGGGCTATCCAGGCCTCCAGCCTCCGCGTAACCGGCGTCCGCGACCGCACCAAGGTCCCGCACAACGGTTGCCGGCCCAGGAAGCGGCGTCGGGTATGACGCCGCCTTGCGAGGTTTTGTAGAATATGGCTAAGTATCGTGGCCCGAGTTGCCGAATCTGCCGTCGCGAAGGGGCGAAGCTCTTCCTCAAAGGCGAACGTTGCTTTGCGCGCGGTAAGTGCCCGGTGGACAAGCCGGTCAACCCGCGCAACTATCCCCCCGGGCAGCATGGCCTAAGGCGCCGGTTCCGCATATCCGACTACGGCGTGCGGCTCCGCGAGAAGCAAAAGCTCCGCCGGACGTACGGCCTTCTGGAGAGCCAGTTTCGGAAATATTTCCGCGCGGCGGCCCGGCGCAAAGGCGTGACCGGCGAGAACCTCTTACGGCTGTTGGAGATGCGCCTCGACAACGTCGCGTACCGGCTGGGGTTCGTTACCGCCCGCGGAACCGCGCGGCAGCTGGTGCGGCACGGCTTCTTCACCGTCAACGGCCGGCGGGTGAACATCCCCTCGTACCAGGTCAAGGTGGGTGACGTCATCGGCGCCGCCGGGAAGGGATTGCAACTCGAGCCCGTCAAATACGGCTTGGAATACAACAGCGGGAAGCTATTGCCGGAATGGCTGGAATTCGACCCGAAGAAGGCCGAAGGGCGCGTGGTCTCGCTGCCGACGCGCGAGCAGATCCCGGTCCCGGTCGACGAGCACCTGGTCGTCGAGTTCTATTCCCGTGTATAACGCCGCTTTTCAACGGTCGTAACGAGCAAAGGAGTGGGGTTGGCCCATGAAGGCTGACGCTTTCAAAATGCCGTGTGGCGTCAAGTTCGAACCCGAGGGGGCGAAGGGTTCTTGGGGTAAGTACGTCGTCGAGCCCCTCGAGCAAGGTTTCGGCCTTACGTTGGGAAACGCCGTCCGGCGCGTCCTGCTTTCGGCCATCGAGGGTACGGCCATTACGGCCGTCAAGATCGACGGCGTCTTACACGAACACTCGACGATCCCGAACGTTTACGAGGATACTACCGAGATTATAATGAACCTCCGGGGCTTGGTGCTGCGCCTCGACGCCGACCGGCCGAAGACCATCTACCTCGACGTCGAGGGGGAGGGCGAAGTGACGGGCCACGACATTATCGCCGACCCCGACGTCAAAATAATCAACCCCGACAAGAAGATAGCGACGTTGGCCGAGGGAGGCCGCCTTAAGATGGAAATGGAGGTTAGCCGGGGCCGCGGTTACACACCGGTAGAGCGCCTGCGCAACGAGGACCGGCCTCTAGGGGTTATACCCATCGACGCCGTCTATACCCCGGTGCGTAAAGTCAAGTACGCCGTCGAGGAAACGCGCGTGGGCCAACGTACGGACTACGACCGCTTAGTGGTCGAGGTTAGGACCGACGGCAGCATGACCGCCAA
Coding sequences within it:
- the rplO gene encoding 50S ribosomal protein L15, which translates into the protein MKLGELKPGPGSRKGRKRVGRGPASGRGKTCGRGHKGQKSRAGASIRPGFEGGQMPLQRRLPKRGFTNVYNEKKAATASVNVGELARFGDGATIDLDFLKERKAVKARRVRYLKVLGGGELNAAITVRAHYFTPQARAKIEGAGGKAEAV
- the secY gene encoding preprotein translocase subunit SecY codes for the protein MFDVIKRFFANLRNIFKIPELRRKVLITVALILVYRIGRHIPVPGVNADALTSFFQAQKGTLFGLFDLFSGGNLTRATVFALGIMPYISSSIIFQLLVTVIPYLEKLSKEGDAGRKKITQYTRYGTVVLSVVQGSAISFWLEGLSPEGIAVVTSPGWGFRLMTILTLTAGTAFIMWLGEKITEFGVGNGISLIIFAGIVSAMPGGTIRTINNLIHGEMDVVTLIIILAVMVGVVMAVVYMQQAQRRIRVQYAKRIVGRKVYGGQSTHIPIRVNTAGVIPVIFASSIIMFPQTILTFAGGRGGIVEQVAGMLVPGQWLYVVVNVVLIVFFTYFYTAVVLNPQDMAENMKKYGGFIPGIRPGKNTAQYIDRIITRITLVGGFFLAAIDTLPTVLITFMKVPFYFGGTGLLIVVGVALDTMRQVESHLLMRHYDGFVKKGRIRGRV
- a CDS encoding adenylate kinase, coding for MRLVLIGPPGAGKGTIAEKLAAKYGLAHLSSGDMLRDAISRGAPLGAKAKEYVESGRLVPQEVLGEVVAEKLREVKAFILDGYPRTLEQAEFITALPYVDIDAVIYVAVGEEKAVERLRGRRVCAKCGAVTHADAAEVCGNCGSDDLVARADDRPDTLKKRYEVYMLETEPVVEYYRGRGLLRQVDGTGSREEVRARVEAAIGPFGARGDDNR
- the map gene encoding type I methionyl aminopeptidase, whose translation is MITVKSAGEVEVMARAGAIVVDALREARRRAEPGNTTAALDRAVRKAIEGAGAKAAFLGYMGFPASSCISLNAEVVHGIPSPDRILAEGDLVSVDVGVLLDGYYADAAFTVALGDAAPELLACGRRCLDNAVAQCRVGTRLGDVSHGIEETARGDGFDVVREYVGHGIGTKMHEEPQVPNYGVPGRGPRLVAGMALALEPMVVAGDWRTAVSRDKWTVVTRDGALSAHFEHTVVITDDEPRVLTRGWEEFV
- the infA gene encoding translation initiation factor IF-1 codes for the protein MVKERTIQVEGTVVEPLPNAMFRVKLDNGHVLLAHVCGRMRMHFVRILPGDRVKVELTPYDPNRGRITWRYK
- the rpmJ gene encoding 50S ribosomal protein L36, which gives rise to MKVKPSVKKICKKCKIVKRRGVVRVICENPRHKQRQG
- the rpsM gene encoding 30S ribosomal protein S13, with amino-acid sequence MARIAGVDLDRAKRIEAALPYIFGIGPTAARAILVEANVDPDTRVKDLTEAEVARLRGVIEEGYKVEGALRAEVAANIKRLIAINSYRGLRHKKGLPVRGQRTKTNARMRKGPRRTVGRKRKKK
- the rpsK gene encoding 30S ribosomal protein S11 codes for the protein MAKVKKKTKRKVKRTVSEGIVYIKSSFNNTLITIADKDGNVVASTSGGLVGFKGSRKSTPFAAQISADQAAKKAVAMGMREVEVQVVGPGSGRESAVRAIQASSLRVTGVRDRTKVPHNGCRPRKRRRV
- the rpsD gene encoding 30S ribosomal protein S4, whose product is MAKYRGPSCRICRREGAKLFLKGERCFARGKCPVDKPVNPRNYPPGQHGLRRRFRISDYGVRLREKQKLRRTYGLLESQFRKYFRAAARRKGVTGENLLRLLEMRLDNVAYRLGFVTARGTARQLVRHGFFTVNGRRVNIPSYQVKVGDVIGAAGKGLQLEPVKYGLEYNSGKLLPEWLEFDPKKAEGRVVSLPTREQIPVPVDEHLVVEFYSRV
- a CDS encoding DNA-directed RNA polymerase subunit alpha, which encodes MKADAFKMPCGVKFEPEGAKGSWGKYVVEPLEQGFGLTLGNAVRRVLLSAIEGTAITAVKIDGVLHEHSTIPNVYEDTTEIIMNLRGLVLRLDADRPKTIYLDVEGEGEVTGHDIIADPDVKIINPDKKIATLAEGGRLKMEMEVSRGRGYTPVERLRNEDRPLGVIPIDAVYTPVRKVKYAVEETRVGQRTDYDRLVVEVRTDGSMTANQALDAAARVLQSHIELFVDFETKRLPEKGREDEERARLKELLSRNVNELELSVRAVNCLEMGDVKTIRDLVVKSDAEMLKYRNFGRKSLNEIKEVLTGMGLSLGMDISGIEED